In Methanoregula formicica SMSP, the DNA window GATCAATGGTAATGCCGGAACCGTGTTAAGCCTGATCCTTTCCGTGCAGCGGCTTTTCATCGCACCGTGCCGGCGGTAGTTCCTGCCAGCAAATCCCGCGCAATCGCCAATATCGCGGGGAATCCGACCTAAACGCATTTAAATTAATGCATTTTCAAAACGGGCCCTCCCACATGCTTTAATAATAGTTCGCCAAAGATAATGGAGCCGGTTTATACGGTAACAGGTGAAACACAACAATGGATTACGCAAACATGCTTGGCGATTCCTTTGCCTATGCAAAGGACGCCATTGTCGGCAAGTGGAAGCAGTACCTGCTGTTCCTGATCGCAACCCTCCTGCTCACAATCCCCCTGCTGGGGTACAGCCTGAAGGTCCTCCGCGGTGAGAAGCCGGCACCCGAAGTAGACGGGTGGGGTACCCTGATCGTCGATGGTATCAAGTACGCCATCATCAGTATCATCTGGGCACTCCCCAGCATCATCATCGCCATCTTCGTGATCGGGGCCGGCGTTTCAGCCTTCGTCATGAACCCCGCGGCACTGATGGAGATCATCGGCGGCGTACTCATCGGCATCGTTGTGCTCCTGGTCGTGGCCATCATCACCGGGCTCCTTGCAACGATCGGGATCATCCGGTTCGCCCGGACCGGAAGCATGGGCGAAGCGTTCAACTTCGGCGCCATTCTCGGTACCATCGGTAAGATCGGGTGGGCCAACTACATCATTGCAATGATTGTCATCATGGTTATCGAACTGATCTTTTTCGGCGTTATTGAGTGCCTCAACTTCATCATCAGCCCGTACCTGGGCCTGATCCTCGAGTTCCTGCTCATGGCACCCCTGACGCTCCTGATGTCCCGCTACTTATGCCAGGTCTACGACTCGGCAGATTCCATGTAAGGGAATCACATCCCTGAACTCTTTTTTTCGCACGCCCGGGTTGTGCCGGGTGCAGGACTGGCAGCCGTTACGCTGTGCCTCCGCTATGGTGTTTCGGGTGAAGTGTATTCACGCATCGCACGTATCGCTCCCCTTCGTCTGCGTTGTGATAAACCAGGGCACCGGATCAGGCTTTGTTCAGCAACGGATCAGGTACAGGATCCCGAGATTGACAAAGGCGAGACTGCAGATCAAGAAAAATTTCAGGTAGATCCAGTCCTCAAAAAACGGGACGGTGAAGACAACCACCAGCAGGACGGCAAGCAGGATAGTGGCTGCGGTAACAATCTTTCCGAAGCGGGATAGATCCTGGTGATGACGCCGGGTCACAGATTTCGTTTCTGCGCCCGGAACTTATGAGTATTGTGCCGGATGGCTGCCCGGTTTCAAAAAAAATGATGTGCGATGATGGCGGGCAGGGATTGTCAGTGCCCGGGCTTCTTGTAGACTTTCTCGGGGTCGAAGACCTTTGTCCCGACAACATCCCCGTCAAGTGTACGGTAGAAACAGGTGCGGTATCCCGTGTGGCAGGCAGCGCCGGTCTGCTCCACCTCGTAGATAAGGCAGTCCTCATCGCAGTCGGCAAGGATGCGGAGCACCTTCTGGAAGTGGCCGCTCTCTTCGCCCTTTTTCCAGAGCTTTTTCCGGCTACGGCTGTAGTAGTGCGCAAAGCCGGTCTCCTGCGTGAGGCGGACTGCCTCGTTGTTTGCATAGGCCATCATCAGGACGTCGCGGCTCTGTGCATCCTGCACGATGACCGGGATCAGCCCGTCGGCAAATTTCAGGGAAAGCATATCAGATTCCTCCGGTGAGTAGTCTCATCAGGGCATAGAGGAAGTCGCCGAAGATGACTGCGGTGACAAACCCTGCCGTGATGGGGATGATGAACGGGACGGCATAGGAGATCCAGACCGTCCCGGCCTTCTTATACATGGCAAGTTCGTGCGTAAATTCCTGCGGGTGCTCGCGGAGATCCTTCGTATAGACCCGGCCTTCTCCTTTATACATCCGCTTCACGGCATCGAAAAATCCGATGAATTTCCGGGTGAGCTTCCCGTCCTTCTCTTCAAAGTCCTCCATGACAAACCCCCACTCCTTCTGGATCTCGTCCCCTTTTACCGGGAACCCGAAGAAGAGGTACATGAGGGGTGCCCTGTTGCCCCGCAGAATGTTGACAAGGAAGATGCCCACAGGTGCAGCGAGGTTCAGGATGAGGGCGTTGATCAGCACCGAGAAGGCCAGAAAGCCGAGCGGGGAGTTTCCAAGGAGCGGGGTGAACGGGAAGAGCGGGACACAGAGCGCGATGAAGATGAGTGCCCAGGCGTCTGCCCCGCCAAAGAGGTGCATCCGGCCAAAGATGTAAAAGACCCCGGTAAATAGGGTGATGAGCAGCAGGGCGATGGCTGATGACCCCCAGCCGCCAGTGCCAACGAGCATCGTTGCCGAAACAATGGCAAAGATGAGGATGATAAGAACGAAATACCAGCGGCCGAGCATCTCGCTCATGTCCGGCCCGCGGGGCACCTGTCCTCTCTTTCCCTTCCGGCGGGGCTCTGGCCATCCTTTGTATTCCCGCCAGGTGACGTACCCGAGGATCCCGGCGAACATCGCGTACCAGGGCAGGATCAGGACGGAAACGGACGGTGTGAGAACGAACCAGGAGAGGGCCGGGAGCACAAGGACCGGAACAAAATACCAGAAGATCTTCTCATTTGCATAATAGCCTGCCAGGCCGCGGGAGTCCGTGCGTCCCCGGTTGTCGAGGTAGTCTGCGTACAGAAAGCTTGTAACAAGGGCAAGGTAGCCTGCAAGAAGGCTCGCGTTAGCGGTTTTCTGCCAGAGGAGCGCAGCCGTGCAGGCAACGCCGATGGCAAGCATGGGAAGCCAGGTGATGAACGGCACGCGACGGTTTTGGATGTCAAGCAGGGATGCATAGATCAAAGTGGCGAGGACGGCGACAGCCGAGACTACCATCGGCAGGAAGAACTCCATAATCCGTTGTACCATCGTTTTTTAGACCACTTATGCATAGCGATGAGGCCGGGTACCTATATCTGCCCGGGTCGCCTAACCGTACAAAAGAACCGGTGATGGATGCCAGAATACCCGGGACATCCCCTCTGCCGGCAGGTGAACGTGCATGAAAGTCCGGCAGATGATCGATACCATTCTCTTGGAAGCGCGGGAGCGGGGGATGTCCCCTCTCCCCGGAATCTTCCCTATGGCCGAAGGTAGCGGGTTTTTCGGGCTTGCCGTTGCCCGCGGTGACGGGGCCATCGGCTGCCTCGCGTTTGTCCGCGGGGAACCGGAGGGTGCGATCTTCTCTGACGAGAATGGTGACCTCTTCGGGGACAAGGCCGTGATCCTGGTGACACGGATGGACCAGTTCACGCTGTACGAGGTGAAGCCGGATATTGCCGAAGCGCTTGTCATGGGCTGCCGGGTCTTCGATGCAACCCGTCTCAGGCAGGGCCTCAGCGAGGCGATCCCCGAGATCGGGGTGAAGAGTGAAGGCGTGGGCAAGCTCACGGTGGTCCTTATGAAAAACCATGAGCCGCAGCAGGGAGTCCGCCTCTCTATCCGGAAAGACGGCAGGGTCCTGGGGAGTGATTTCACGGACGGTACCGGGAGCGCCGGGTTCCGCCTCATGCATGGCGATTACGAGTGCATCGTGCAGGACAGGAGCCAGCAGATAAGGGTATTTACTCTTCACTTCAGGGAAAATAACCAGAAGATCCTTATCGAACTTTAACCTTTGGCACATAACGCAATCAAAATATTTCCAAATCAGGCTTTTTTTCCCTATCGGACGTTTCGAAATGCTTTAATTTTTAGTGACCGAACACTATCACCATGAAGATCGGGCGTGAAGATTTCGAGGCGCTGATGAAGGGCGAGAAGACGATCGCCCCGTATGTCGAGCTCGATCCCGCTGCCGGGATTTATTCGGTTTTCGGTGTCCGGACTGCCGGCAATCCCAATTATCTTGTGCGGGCCATCTACGAGATGTACGAGGCCAGCCTGAACCGGAAACTCGCGGTCAAGGCGGTCCGGAAACTCTTCCGTTCGGTAGGCCAGGGCTCCGTGGGCCTTGCCAGTCTCCTGAAAAAACAGGGCATGGAACTTACCACGGCACAGTTTGTGATGCTGGTGTTTACTCTCCAGCACCAGCAGGGATGGGGCGCACCGTTAGAGCTCGTGGAGGCAGGTGAGAAACGGATCGTGCTCCGGACAAAACAGACCTTTGAGTCCGAGGTCTTAAAGGACTGGAACATGCCGGTCTGCGGGATCCACCAGGGCTGGATCGAGGGGGTGCTCAAAGCCGTGACCGGCAAGACCTGGTTCTGTCTGGAGAAGAGCTGCCATGCACAAGGAAACCCGTACTGCGAATTTGTCTGCGACCAGGTGGAGCCCAGCTGGAAGTTCAAGGCCGAGGCTGTTGTGAAGGGTGAGTCGGCTATCACCGAGTTCATCGATCACAAGCCCCTGCAGGGAACGATCCAGCTCATCGATGAACCGGTTGTCATGATGCCCCGGTTCATCTTCACGTCGATGACACAGTCGCTCAAAAAGACGATGGGGGAGGCGCCGGCAAACGGGGTGAACTACCGGGCTTACATGGACATGGGGAAGGAGAACGTAGAGCACTACAAGAAGATGGGGATCACGAACCCGAAGACACTCTCTGACATGGCCTTTGCTTTTTATGCGCAGATGGGCTGGTTCAGGCTTGTCAGCGAAGAGTGGGACGAAGCGAGCAAGACCAAGACGATCACCCTCTCCCACACCGTGGAGTCGGAATCCTTTGGCGCCACCGGCAAAAACGTCTGTTTCTGCACGGCAGGCCTTCTTGCCGGTATCATCGAGGGAGCGTTTGGGATTAAGGTACAGGCAAAGGAGATCAGGTGCAAGTCTAAAGGTGACGACCATTGCGTCTTTTCCATCACGAACCGATCCTAATCCGCCTGTTTAATAACATCTCCCAAAAAACCTATTAAACCTCAGACACATTATGCCGCCGCAAGCCTCCCGGATCCTCATTGTCGAGGACGATGAGATCATCCGGAACCTCATCAGTACCATGCTCCAGAGAAAGGAGTACGTCATCGCCGGAGAGACATCATCGGGCGAAGAAGCGATCATCATGGCGGCTGAACTCCTGCCCGATCTTGTACTGATGGACATCACCCTTGCCGGGAAGATGGATGGTGTCACGGCTGCGCGGTTTATCTTCCAGCTCTTCCAGGTACCGGTTGTCTTCCTGACAGCTCACTGCGACGATACGCTGATCGAACGCGCAAAGGGCGCCCAGCCGCTCGGTTACATCCTCAAACCGTTTACGGATAAGGAACTCATCTCGAACGTGGGGCTTGCGCTGTACAACCATGGGATCCGGAAAAAGTTCCTGGACATGTATCCCGTAGGGAACCCGAAGACGATCCTTGCTGCGCATGACCTTGTCATGATCCTCGACCTGACTGGACGGGTCGTCTTTTACAATCCATACACCCTGCGGGTCCTCGGCCTCCTTCCGGGCGATATCCTGATGCACCACTGGCGCGACACCATGCGGCTCCTGAACGAGTCGTCACGAAAGGAGATCCCCGACCCGGTGCCGGAGGTTGTCAGCCAGATGGTGGTCATCATGCGGGAGACGAATACGCTGCTCCTGACAAAGCACGGGGAGCTCAAAAGCGTTATTGCAACCGTCCGCCCCGTCAAGGACGACAAACACGAGATGCTCGGCGTCTTCGTTTACGCAAAAGAGAAGCCGCCAGAGCAGATCCGCATCAAGCCGATGGGATCGCGGTAATCCGCTCGAAGAATACAATCTGATTACTAGGCCCGGTTACTGTTTTTCTTTTCTTTTGAAGAGCACCCGGGTGAACCGGTCAACGAACCCTTCCTTTGCAGCCGGGGACGCTTTCTCCTCGGCCATTTCCACCCCGGCAAGATCTGCGGCAATCCGTTTGATGGCAAGCGATGCCGGGGAGGACGGGTACTTGATGACGATCGGGACTTTTGCCGAGGACGCCCGGCGGGTATTGGAGTCCTCGGGGATGATCCCGATCACCGGGACGCCAAGGACTTTCTCCATCTTCTTCGTGATGACATCGGTCTTCTCCTGGTCGACGCGGTTGATGATGCACCCGAGGACATGCCCCCCGACAACCTCGGTGAGGATCTTGGTTTTGAGGGCATCGACAATGGAGGAGAGCTCGGGGTTGACAACCAGAATCACTTCGTCAGCCACGGCCAGGGGGACGACACCGTCCCTGCTGATGCCGGCCGGTGCATCGATTAAGAGGAACTCGAACTTTTTTACCAGTTCTCCCATAACGTCGCGTATCTTCTCCGGGTCAGCCTGCTGGAATCCCTGGAGGGAGATGCCGCTTGGGATGACCTTTAAGCCGGCGGGGCCGCTGTATGTGGCATCACTCACCACCGCGGTCCCGGCAAGGACCTCGTGGAGGGTCACGGGAACGTCCTGCATGCCAAGGATGAGCCCGACATTGGCCATCCCGATGTCGGCGTCCATCAGGCAGGTCTCCTTCCCGAGCTGGGCGAGCATGGTACCGAGGTTGACGGATACAGTGGTCTTTCCTGTCCCGCCTTTGCCGGAAGCGATTGTATAGACCTTGACCATAAGGAACCTGACGTGACTGGATACGATCGGTAATCTGTGGAAATCTTACCGGATTCCGCTTATATTCGTGTTATATCCACCGGTTTAAAATCTCTTGGGTGTCCTTCCTGATGGAACGGATCACGTCTCTTTTCAGCGGACGATCCGGACGGATGACGCCGGTCAGGCTTGTGCCCTGGTGGGTGAGGGAAAAGAGCGTGACGCCACCTTCCTCCGGTATCCCGTCCGGCGGGACTATTCCACCATACTGGGCAGCATCCTCCGTTGCCGTGGGGTTCCCGCTCGTGGAGAAGACAAGGCCGTCGGTGGTTGCAAGAGTGAACCCGGCAAGGGAGTACTTCTCTGCCAGCGCCCGGGTGCTGTCAGTAATGTCGGTCCTGCCATCGACCACGCTTACTGCCGCCGGCATGGGAGGTGTTGCGGGGGACGGGGGTTGCCTTGGGACTGGTGGCCGGATGCGGGGTGTCACGGGCCGAGCCGCGGGCTGGTAATCGAATCTCCTGCTACGGGCGGCCTCCTTCCCGGTCGCAGGTGTCCTGCCTGCCCGGGACCTGGACCAGAGGTACACGATGGTCACGATGATCACAATGATGATGATACCGGCTCCGAGATAAAGAAGGAAATCCGGTGCGGGAAAGGCAGGGGTAATGGGGGATCAACTCCGTTGGTTCAGCGTTCGAGCAGGTGGTCGAGGTCGAGATGTTTCACGAGCGTCTTGCACTCGCTCCGGATCCTTGAAGTGACAAGGTCGAGGTCCATGGAGTCCAGGGCATCGATCTCGCTCTCAAGGTCTTCATGCTCTGCAGTTGTATCCGCAATAGATATTCTCGTTTCGGGTGTTTTTGGGGGCAGGTGGGCTGCGACACGGGGAGCATCCTGCGTATGCCCGCTATCCTGCTTAGGTACCGGCACACCCCTCGTGATCAGGACACGCCCGCCGGACCGGGATGATGCAGGTGCAGTGGGAGCGGCAGAGCGCACAGGAGGGATGGTGCGGGCCGGAGCGGTACCGCGGGCAGACTGGCTGCGGCCGGTATCCGGAGCCGGCTCGGTCAGGACAATGCATGACGGGTTGAATTCCAGGGCGAGCCTGACCTGCGTCTCGTCCAGTGTCGAAATAATAACATCCACGGCATCCCGTGCAGACTGTTGCATCTCCCATATTGCAGCATCGCCGGCCTGCCCGTGGAACTTGGCAAGGATACACGCCCCGTTCCGGAAAACAAAAGAACCGGTTGCCGGCCCGGCAACAATGCCACAGGTGCCGGTAAACCGGGTATCTTCGAATTCGGCAAGGAGGTCCTGCAGGACGACCTTCTTCCGGATTTCCCGGAACGTGCCTCTCGGGAGCTGCATTGAGTAGTGGTACGAGATATCCCGCTATATAGTTTCTTTTTGGGCGTCTGGATGAGGTATCGCAAGATTACCGGAAATAATCCCGGTATCCTCCGGTTTTAATAAAATGGAGGCGTTATGGATGCAAAATGTCCCCGGTCATGAACGAACTGGCCTGAAATCTGGTGTATTTTACCCATCCAGCCGTTTGATTCAGCGATCGCAAAAGGCCAATATTTTAATAGAAAAAGAGCAAGAAAGATTCATTTATATCTGGTGAACCATGCTGAAGCCATTGCTGGAGGAATTTTTAAAGGTTGAGGGCGTATCAGCGGCAGTTGTAGTGGGACGGGACGGTTTTGTTATCGAGAGCGCGGTCTCGGGAAAGGTAGATATTGAGGCTTTGGGGGCCATGGCCTCAACGGGTCTTGGCACATCGGAGGCAATGGGGAATACCCTCGGCAAGGGGGAACTCTCCCAGATGCTTGTCGAGTGTGAGAAGGGGCCGATCCTCATCTCCCCACTCTCCCCCGATGAACTCATCGCCCTTGTCGCTGACACCACGGCCAATATCGGCAGGATCCGGTACGAACTGAAGAAGAACAAGGAACGCATTGTTGCAGCACTCTGAAAATTCACACATTTTTTATGGAATTTCCTGCAGGAACCGACCGGGAGATCATGAAGAGTCCACGCGATGAAGGGGCCGGACGCGGTCTCCGGCTGCCTGATCAAGTACAGCTCCTGAAGATCCGGAACCAACCCGGCGTGATTGCCGTGTCAGCGTTCTTCGAAGGTTTTCCGGTGCAGTCGGTCGGTGATGAGGATTTCGAGCACGTTGCAGCACTTGCCGAGGACTTTATGAGGGCAGGGGCAAAGGTCTCCTGCGAGCTGGGAATTGGCAACGTCGACCAGCTAATCCTTGAAACCTCCCAGAACAAGTGCATCATCGCCCCGTGTGGGGACCTCTCGCTCTGCGTTCTTACCCGATCGGATGCGCAGCTCGGGCTGATCCGGGTACTGCTACGGGGTATCCAGAAGGAATTGGATGTTTTCGGGGGGCGGGATCATTCATCCTCCTGAAAACATTTGTCAAGAGGATATGCACCTTCCGGTGGTGTGCCTCTCCTTTGCAGAGAGTATACATAGAGCCGGGTGCAGAGTATCTTGTACCAGGGTGGCGCTGACGGGGCAGCGGAGTTGTATAGGAAACGCTGAGATGGAGATCCGCTATGGCTGACAAAGATGGCGAACCTCTTGATGATGTCGAGGGGCTGCTCACCAGGATCGGGACCATGAAAAAGGAGGCCCCTCCTGCGGGAGGGAAGGAAGGCGAGGCAACGAAAAGTCCGGCCGGCACACCTGCCGAACCACCCGCCACCTCCGGTGGCGATTTCTCCCTCCTCATGAAGAAGCTGGGAATGGGGGAGACGCGCGAGAAGGATCCCGGCCCGGCATCCTCACCATCCCCGGCCCCCCCGGCAGAACCGCAGGAGGACCAGCAGGCACCCGCGATAGTAACCCTTGACGACCTGCTGGAAGCAGAGGAGCCGCCCGCCACCGCCGCTGAAGAAGTCACTTCCGCCGCAGAAACGGCAGTCGAGATTATCGACGAGGATCCGCGGGGATCACTTTGGAAGAAGAAGCCAAAGCCCACGGTTACCGCAGATCCTGCCCCGCAGCCCCCAAAAGAGGCGGGAACAGATGCCGAAGAGAAGATCATCTCCGTGGACCAGATCACCGACCTCTCCGGCCTGATCCTCCCGAAGAGCGCAACATTCGAGGTCGAAGAGCTCAAGCTCCACAGCCGCGTCAGCGCCTATGATGGGCAGTCGATCGGCAGCCTTCCGGATGAATTTGACGAGATCTGGAAGAAGGAACTCTTCAAGGCCGGGTTCAAGGACCTGGATCTCGGGGATGTTGTTGCTGCCGGAGAGACAAAGGCCCCGCCGGCAGCAAAGAAGTTCAGCATCGCGGGTCTCTTTGCCGCTATCCGTACCGAGGAGGAAGAGTACGATGCCAAAAAACACGGCCCGCTCGTGGATCTCTTCTTCACGCCCCGCCCCGGTATCGAGGAGATCGAGCTCTACCCGGTCAACGAACCGTATGCGTACGTCCGGATCATCTACGACCATGCTACCCACGAATATACCTATAACGTCATTGAGCCTGTATTAGCAGAACAGGAGAATGATCTCTTAAAGGAAGTCAAGGAACGCCTGTTTGAGACCCTTGACATCAACACCAAGGACATCACCCGCGACGAGGCCCGCTTGAAACTTCGGGAGGCGACAAACGATGTCCTCCAGGACTACGGCATACGGCTCACCCCCGTGCAGAAAGAGAAGCTGCACTACAACATGCACAAGGATTTCCTCGGCGACGGCCTCATCGACCCGGTCATGCACGACAAGTACATCGAGGATATCTCGTGCGACGGTGTGCACACCCCGATCTTCGCGTTCCATTCCAGCTACGAATCGATGAAGACCACGCTGGCCTACCACACTGCCGAGGACCTGGACTCGTTCGTCACAAAACTTGCACAGCGTGCCGGGAAGTACATCTCCATAGCAGAACCGATCCTCGACGCCACCATGCAGGACGGTTCCCGTATCCAGATGACCCTCGGGACGGAAGTG includes these proteins:
- the hisI gene encoding phosphoribosyl-AMP cyclohydrolase, which produces MLSLKFADGLIPVIVQDAQSRDVLMMAYANNEAVRLTQETGFAHYYSRSRKKLWKKGEESGHFQKVLRILADCDEDCLIYEVEQTGAACHTGYRTCFYRTLDGDVVGTKVFDPEKVYKKPGH
- a CDS encoding V4R domain-containing protein gives rise to the protein MKIGREDFEALMKGEKTIAPYVELDPAAGIYSVFGVRTAGNPNYLVRAIYEMYEASLNRKLAVKAVRKLFRSVGQGSVGLASLLKKQGMELTTAQFVMLVFTLQHQQGWGAPLELVEAGEKRIVLRTKQTFESEVLKDWNMPVCGIHQGWIEGVLKAVTGKTWFCLEKSCHAQGNPYCEFVCDQVEPSWKFKAEAVVKGESAITEFIDHKPLQGTIQLIDEPVVMMPRFIFTSMTQSLKKTMGEAPANGVNYRAYMDMGKENVEHYKKMGITNPKTLSDMAFAFYAQMGWFRLVSEEWDEASKTKTITLSHTVESESFGATGKNVCFCTAGLLAGIIEGAFGIKVQAKEIRCKSKGDDHCVFSITNRS
- a CDS encoding type II/IV secretion system ATPase subunit; translation: MADKDGEPLDDVEGLLTRIGTMKKEAPPAGGKEGEATKSPAGTPAEPPATSGGDFSLLMKKLGMGETREKDPGPASSPSPAPPAEPQEDQQAPAIVTLDDLLEAEEPPATAAEEVTSAAETAVEIIDEDPRGSLWKKKPKPTVTADPAPQPPKEAGTDAEEKIISVDQITDLSGLILPKSATFEVEELKLHSRVSAYDGQSIGSLPDEFDEIWKKELFKAGFKDLDLGDVVAAGETKAPPAAKKFSIAGLFAAIRTEEEEYDAKKHGPLVDLFFTPRPGIEEIELYPVNEPYAYVRIIYDHATHEYTYNVIEPVLAEQENDLLKEVKERLFETLDINTKDITRDEARLKLREATNDVLQDYGIRLTPVQKEKLHYNMHKDFLGDGLIDPVMHDKYIEDISCDGVHTPIFAFHSSYESMKTTLAYHTAEDLDSFVTKLAQRAGKYISIAEPILDATMQDGSRIQMTLGTEVTAHGSTFTIRKFKDEPITPTDLIEWHTFAPLSIAYIWLAVENGKSAIFAGGTASGKTTALNAISLFIPPMAKIVSLEDTREVKLPHPNWIPSVTRDSFDTAGRGEINMYELLRAAMRQRPEYIIVGEVRGKECQTLFQAMSTGHVTYSTTHADSVASVVHRIENPPMDVPRNMLSALDFICVQVQARVGGKRIRRNKQIVEILDIDPRTNELITNEVFKWRSATDEHTYSGKSYLLEEIMEAKGWDEGRMREELKRRQEVLEWMRIKKIRHYRDVAKTLISYHRDPETVIEKVRKDLYE
- a CDS encoding DUF4013 domain-containing protein, giving the protein MDYANMLGDSFAYAKDAIVGKWKQYLLFLIATLLLTIPLLGYSLKVLRGEKPAPEVDGWGTLIVDGIKYAIISIIWALPSIIIAIFVIGAGVSAFVMNPAALMEIIGGVLIGIVVLLVVAIITGLLATIGIIRFARTGSMGEAFNFGAILGTIGKIGWANYIIAMIVIMVIELIFFGVIECLNFIISPYLGLILEFLLMAPLTLLMSRYLCQVYDSADSM
- a CDS encoding flagellar biosynthesis protein FlhF, with protein sequence MQLPRGTFREIRKKVVLQDLLAEFEDTRFTGTCGIVAGPATGSFVFRNGACILAKFHGQAGDAAIWEMQQSARDAVDVIISTLDETQVRLALEFNPSCIVLTEPAPDTGRSQSARGTAPARTIPPVRSAAPTAPASSRSGGRVLITRGVPVPKQDSGHTQDAPRVAAHLPPKTPETRISIADTTAEHEDLESEIDALDSMDLDLVTSRIRSECKTLVKHLDLDHLLER
- a CDS encoding roadblock/LC7 domain-containing protein gives rise to the protein MKSPRDEGAGRGLRLPDQVQLLKIRNQPGVIAVSAFFEGFPVQSVGDEDFEHVAALAEDFMRAGAKVSCELGIGNVDQLILETSQNKCIIAPCGDLSLCVLTRSDAQLGLIRVLLRGIQKELDVFGGRDHSSS
- the minD gene encoding cell division ATPase MinD, producing MVKVYTIASGKGGTGKTTVSVNLGTMLAQLGKETCLMDADIGMANVGLILGMQDVPVTLHEVLAGTAVVSDATYSGPAGLKVIPSGISLQGFQQADPEKIRDVMGELVKKFEFLLIDAPAGISRDGVVPLAVADEVILVVNPELSSIVDALKTKILTEVVGGHVLGCIINRVDQEKTDVITKKMEKVLGVPVIGIIPEDSNTRRASSAKVPIVIKYPSSPASLAIKRIAADLAGVEMAEEKASPAAKEGFVDRFTRVLFKRKEKQ
- a CDS encoding response regulator; the protein is MPPQASRILIVEDDEIIRNLISTMLQRKEYVIAGETSSGEEAIIMAAELLPDLVLMDITLAGKMDGVTAARFIFQLFQVPVVFLTAHCDDTLIERAKGAQPLGYILKPFTDKELISNVGLALYNHGIRKKFLDMYPVGNPKTILAAHDLVMILDLTGRVVFYNPYTLRVLGLLPGDILMHHWRDTMRLLNESSRKEIPDPVPEVVSQMVVIMRETNTLLLTKHGELKSVIATVRPVKDDKHEMLGVFVYAKEKPPEQIRIKPMGSR
- a CDS encoding A24 family peptidase C-terminal domain-containing protein, yielding MVQRIMEFFLPMVVSAVAVLATLIYASLLDIQNRRVPFITWLPMLAIGVACTAALLWQKTANASLLAGYLALVTSFLYADYLDNRGRTDSRGLAGYYANEKIFWYFVPVLVLPALSWFVLTPSVSVLILPWYAMFAGILGYVTWREYKGWPEPRRKGKRGQVPRGPDMSEMLGRWYFVLIILIFAIVSATMLVGTGGWGSSAIALLLITLFTGVFYIFGRMHLFGGADAWALIFIALCVPLFPFTPLLGNSPLGFLAFSVLINALILNLAAPVGIFLVNILRGNRAPLMYLFFGFPVKGDEIQKEWGFVMEDFEEKDGKLTRKFIGFFDAVKRMYKGEGRVYTKDLREHPQEFTHELAMYKKAGTVWISYAVPFIIPITAGFVTAVIFGDFLYALMRLLTGGI
- a CDS encoding roadblock/LC7 domain-containing protein, producing the protein MLKPLLEEFLKVEGVSAAVVVGRDGFVIESAVSGKVDIEALGAMASTGLGTSEAMGNTLGKGELSQMLVECEKGPILISPLSPDELIALVADTTANIGRIRYELKKNKERIVAAL